A genome region from Oryzias latipes chromosome 2, ASM223467v1 includes the following:
- the LOC105358786 gene encoding uncharacterized protein LOC105358786, with amino-acid sequence MLSSSDEEEPGEGECPICHETFPFMDLNIHASSCGERSDNSLETNTASDTLSDKISCEEDVLRWLAAQIDHTKEFSLCVAREQLVERGMMLWKRQKRSSPINPLKVTFLGESGIDTGALRVEFLTELISGIGDRLFEGQEGKGRIPKYSLNDLDNGLFRVAGEVFAASLAQGGPAPCFLQEWCYQFLATGELIPISKDDIFDLELSPLIEAIDEANDMTSFTDQIVNCGYTGPINEEHKASIIRAIVLHATTKRTAMLSQLRQGLDVYDFLKVIKGNPAHCRGLFVAGNIEKVDSHYIVSRLAPEFSSSTVNQLTEKKILNYFQDFLLELEDAEPEDHDEPSVPGVMQWLSGQAHRHLLLSDREAFKIVVRFNHNCFDNMPGHTICFPVVSACTQTVTFPTAHLNSFEEFKESILISLKCGAGFHRI; translated from the exons ATGTTAAGCTCATCTGATGAGGAAGAG CCTGGTGAGGGTGAATGCCCCATATGCCACGAAACGTTTCCATTTATGGACTTAAACATTCATGCCAGTTCCTGTGGAGAAAG GTCTGACAACAGTCTTGAAACCAACACTGCATCAGATACACTTTCTGACAAGATTTCTTG TGAGGAAGATGTTTTACGTTGGCTTGCTGCCCAAATTGACCACACAAAAGAGTTCAGCCTTTGTGTGGCACGAGAACAGTTGGTGGAACGGGGTATGATGCTCTGGAAAAGACAAAAGCGAAGTTCCCCCATCAATCCTCTTAAAGTTACTTTTCTGGGAGAGTCTGGAATTGACACTGGGGCACTGCGTGTGGAGTTCCTGACAG agTTGATTTCTGGGATTGGTGACAGGCTCTTTGAGGGTCAAGAAGGGAAAGGAAGAATCCCAAAGTATTCCCTAAATGACCTTGACAATGGTCTCTTCAG AGTTGCAGGGGAAGTCTTTGCAGCGAGCCTTGCACAGGGTGGTCCAGCTCCATGTTTCCTACAAGAATGGTGCTACCAGTTCCTGGCAACTGGTGAGCTGATACCCATAAGCAAAGATGACATCTTTGACTTGGAGTTGTCACCACTGATTGAAGCT attgaCGAGGCGAACGATATGACAAGCTTCACAGACCAGATTGTTAATTGTGGCTACACTGGTCCAATAAATGAGGAGCATAAAGCTAGCATAATCAG GGCAATTGTCTTGCATGCCACAACAAAAAGGACAGCGATGCTAAGCCAGCTACGACAAGGCTTAGATGTCTATGACTTCTTAAAGGTCATCAAAGGAAATCCAGCACATTGCCGTGGTCTGTTTGTTGCTGGCAATATTGAGAAA GTGGATTCACACTACATTGTGTCCAGACTTGCACCGGAGTTCAGTAGCTCCACAGTCAACcaactaacagaaaaaaaaatcttaaactaCTTTCAAGATTTTCTGCTCGAACTTGAGG atgCAGAACCCGAAGACCACGACGAGCCCTCTGTCCCCGGTGTGATGCAATGGCTTTCTGGCCAGGCTCACAGACATCTCTTGTTATCAGACAGGGAAGCATTTAAAATAGTTGTTCGTTTTAACCACAATTGCTTTGACAACATGCCTGGTCACACCATCTGCTTCCCTGTTGTTAGTGCCTGCACACAAACTGTGACTTTTCCAACAGCTCATCTCAACTCTTTTGAGGAGTTCAAAGAGAGTATCTTGATCTCTCTGAAGTGTGGCGCAGGATTCCACAGAATCTAG